A region from the Deltaproteobacteria bacterium genome encodes:
- the ruvA gene encoding Holliday junction branch migration protein RuvA translates to MIAQIRGQLIQKSPGLVIVEANGVGFQVYVSLNTFYDLPEVEQPVRVYTYTHVREDVLQLYGFSTLLEKEIFQILIGVSGIGPKLALNILSGISAPLLIRSLGSGDLNRLLSIPGVGRKMAERMILDLQEKVQKLESRVSLPPKSHLPRDEMTEDIVSALVNLGYKKGQAESAAENILQQRPGIKLEEALKESLRVLSKS, encoded by the coding sequence ATGATCGCCCAAATCCGGGGCCAGTTGATCCAAAAAAGTCCAGGTTTGGTCATCGTAGAGGCCAATGGGGTCGGGTTTCAGGTTTATGTTTCCCTCAATACCTTTTACGACCTTCCTGAAGTAGAACAGCCCGTGCGGGTGTACACCTACACTCATGTTCGGGAGGACGTCCTGCAGCTTTATGGTTTTTCCACTCTATTGGAAAAGGAAATCTTTCAGATCCTCATCGGTGTTTCCGGCATCGGGCCCAAGTTAGCCCTTAATATTCTCTCGGGAATATCTGCGCCGTTGCTCATAAGATCACTCGGTTCAGGAGATTTGAACCGTTTGTTATCCATCCCGGGGGTGGGGCGTAAAATGGCCGAACGGATGATTCTGGACCTCCAGGAAAAAGTGCAAAAACTTGAATCCCGTGTTTCCCTTCCTCCCAAGAGTCATCTTCCAAGGGATGAAATGACCGAGGACATCGTTTCCGCTTTGGTGAATCTCGGATACAAAAAGGGTCAGGCCGAAAGTGCGGCGGAGAACATTCTTCAGCAAAGACCAGGGATAAAATTGGAAGAAGCGCTCAAGGAGAGTTTAAGAGTTCTTTCTAAGAGTTGA